Proteins encoded together in one Palaemon carinicauda isolate YSFRI2023 chromosome 45, ASM3689809v2, whole genome shotgun sequence window:
- the LOC137634683 gene encoding uncharacterized protein, whose protein sequence is MKICILIALLWQPISILCLPGSWRQNAEFHGQFIFTRGDHASTVNEGDSVFIGYTEEDEICCRPDLTGLRNLMDYQVTWQNQHGDTIQSWSRERRVFSLGGKHIPHSYLVFTDFTQTQSGVYTCVLWYKEKKLAEAHVFVEDTFWEEVPSWLRIFF, encoded by the exons ATGAAGATCTGCATACTGATAGCATTATTATGGCAACCGATATCGATTCTCTGTCTCCCGGGATCATGGAGACAGAATGCAGAATTTCATGGACAATTCATTTTCACTCGAGGAGATCATGCTTCGACGGTCAATGAGGGGGACTCAGTGTTTATCGGCTACACTGAGGAGGATGAAATATGTTGTCGACCTGACCTGACTGGACTTCGGAATCTTATGGATTATCAG GTCACTTGGCAAAATCAACATGGCGACACCATACAGAGTTGGAGCAGAGAAAGGCGAGTTTTCTCACTGGGAGGAAAACACATTCCTCACTCGTACCTGGTCTTCACGGACTTCACCCAAACGCAGTCTGGAGTTTACACCTGTGTCCTGTGGTACAAGGAAAAGAAATTGGCTGAAGCACACGTCTTTGTAGAAGACACCTTTTGGGAAGAAGTAC